The sequence AGAAGACAAACAGAATGATCAGGGTACTGATCAATGAACGAAGTTGGTGTGGCATAAGGTGTTATCTCCACCGGTACAATATCAACTCTTATCATACCCTATATTCTGAAGAGATGGTTGAGAGGCTGTGCAGTTGCGTTCGTTCCATCTTGTTTACGTTCATTCCGTATAGCAGAGAAGGTGAGGGTCATCGGTCAGCAGCACGGTTAGAGGTGCGCCTGCTCGCGTTAGAACCGATCCGAAATCTCCTGTTCCGAGCGATGAAGGTCAGCGCAGGTCGTCTCCAGCTAGATCAGCGTGCCATTCAAAAGCGTCATCTCCCTGCGGTGCGACAACGTTCGGTAGTATCGGTGCCGTGATCATCGTCGTAGACACCTATATGTCTTGCCGCCATTAATGAGGGTCATTCGTCGTGATGTGATGATGGGTTACTGAAGTAGGTTCTTCATTGCGCTTCGTAGCGGGAGATGCAAGTGTGTGTCGGGTGGTTCTCTCTACCGCCTGGTCAGCATAAACTTTATTACTGTTCTTGTCTTGGTATCGTTTTTCTGGCAAGTTCTCAGGCAGCCTGGCCGCTTACTATCCGTACAACTGACCATATAACAGCGATAATGATCACAAGCCAGATGGCAACCACCATTAGTGCCCCGGCCCGACTGATCGGTTTTCCTTGCTGCAACAACACTTCAGCTTTCTGCCGAGCATCACTCATTACTTCAGATGGTATCATTCTTAGGGCCAGTGCAATTCCCAGCGGTGTGATAACTAGGTCGTCGAGGTAGCCAAGGACAGGAATAAAGTCTGGGATCAGGTCTATGGGGCTAAATGTATGTGCTACCACCAGGCCCACGAAAACCTTGACGTACCAGGGAACTCGTGGATCACGAGTGGCTATGTACAGAGCGTAAGCTTCTCGTTTTAGAGCACAAGCACGATGCTTCAGTTTGGTAAGCAAAGCGCTTCTCCAATGCGTGTACGTCACCGTTGGACTGCCGGGCTTCGGCAACATTTTCGGTTTTTGACCAGGTTTGATACGCCGATCATCTCCAGCCTGTGGTTTTTTCTGAGAGCATGATCAAAAACCCAGATCTCTCATTGGGCACGTACCGTACCTATGCGACCATTGCGTGAGGGAGTGCCAACATGCTTTCGCGCCTGCTACGCTCCGTCCCCCCTTCCTTGCCTCTTGTGGGAGAGGAAAGGGGGCAGGGGGGAAGGTGAGGGGCGTCAGGCGTGCTCCGCAGGACGACCCTACTGAGCGCGTGATCAAAACCACGAGTTGCTGATCAGGCGCTCAGTAGGGTCGTCGTTGGCGGTGTGTAGTGTTTGGCTGATCACTCCTCACCTTCACTCCAGCGTCTTTTCTCGCGAGGACGAGGAAGGGGAAGTGAACTGAGAAATGCGATCTACCCTGGGGAGACAGACATGTTCGGCGAGTCGACAGTGCTTGTTTGAGACCACCATTGCAACAGGAACGACGCGCATCCACACTTTTACGGACAAGTTCCCAACTTGCCCCTACTTCGCCCTCCTCGCTCCTACCTAACCACTCACTCCCAATCATCTTCCTCATCTGTTGTTAGTTTCGATGATGGTATTACCTGACCGGCTACCCGAACATGTTCACAAATAGTAGCTCGCTGACCGAGCACGAACACCCGATGCCGTGCAACCGGACGCAATACCGGTGCTGCCTGCGCACGTGCTTTATCAAGCAATTGCTGATCGGCTACGAGCGTTACCAATCGTCCACCGGGCTTCAGCACTCGTGCAATGTGGTAGAGCACGTCACGGTAAAGTTCACCTAGGTCTTCACCCTCACCAATCTGATTGCCAAAGGGTAAATTGACCGCCACCTTATTCACACTGGCGTCGGGTAGCGGTAATCTGATCGCGTTCCAACGCCGGATCACGATGTGACCGCGGATATGACGGAGATTGGCGTTCATTGCGGTGACCGCCGCCGGACTAATGTCGCCACCGTAGAGTGTGGTAAAAGGCCCGGCTGCCGCTCGTTCTAGCAGCAGTGTGCCAGCGCCGGCCATCGGATCAAGAAAGACGTCGTCAGCTTCGGGATGGGTAAGCATCACCATCGCTGCCGCCAGTGCCGGGCGCAGCGAGGCCGGCAGGTGGGCAACCTTCTCACGTTGACGCATCGAGCTATCTGTTAACCGAATCGCGATAATGATCTCTTGTTCAAGCAATGTGGCCCACACTTCCAGTTCGGCTTCTTCATCTACCAGTTGCCAGTGTCCGGGCCAGCCGTCACGGATCGCATCGGCTACTGCCCGGCCAACCTCATACCGGTGGAAGTTGTGTTTGCCTACCATACGGGTAACGACGCGAAAACGTCCGTTGCGTTTCTTGCCGTTGAGGCGCTGCCAGAGTTCCAGCGCCGGTTTGATTGTTTCTTCGTTGCGCGTGGCGGCGTGTATCTGGCGTAACCCCCGTTCATCGGGTGCGATTTTGAAGCCGCGTGCAGCGATCACAAAGATATCTTCGATAGTTCGTAGTGCCATGAGTGAGCGGATTGAACCGCGATGATCGATCAAGATAAGATCGTTGCGCGCCGGCACACCGCGCACGCCGATCTGACGGGGCGCTGGTTGGTCGGCGGTGGGCCGAATCTTCTGTTCCACTTCTCGCCACGTGAGCGGGGCCAGTCCAGGCAGAGTTTGTAATATGTAGAGCATAAGAAGCTGTGATCCTACAATGTGTCAATATAGTCGGTGATGATGTGATATAGCGTTGTCAAACTGGCAATTTCAACCCATTCTTCTGCCGAATGCAAGCCGGCGCCAATCGGGCCGAGGCAGATGGCCGGAATGCCAATATGTGAATAGTAACGGGCGTCAGTTGCAAAGTGTTCGCGGTAGAAGCGTGGTGGCTGACCGGTATGGCGCTCAATAATGTCGGCTATTCGCCCAACATCGTGATGTTCAGGGTCGGTGCGTAAGCCGGCGCTCGCCATCACGCTGACAAATTCAGCGTTCGGGAAAGCTGCGGCTAAATCTGCTTGAATGGCTTCCGGGGTGGTGTCGGCTGTCCAGCGAATGTCGAACGTTACCTGAGCCTCTGCCGGTACCTGATTACGCGAACCGGCGCCAACCCGGATTTCGGTGGGGGTTACCGACGTGCGCCAGTCGTTCGGGCCAACCGGTGGTGGATACCGTTCGCGGATTGTTTGGATACCCTGGGTCAGCCGGTAAATGGGATTATCCCCTTCCCAGGGCCGCGATCCATGGGCAGCGCGACCGGGAATACGTAGTTGCGCCCACATTCCCCCTTTGTGCTCGAACATAATGCCGAGATCGGTTGGTTCAAGACAAAGCATAAAATCGCACCGCCAGCCCTCATCGCGCAACCGACCGGTACCTTGTTGACCCCCTATCTCTTCGTCGGTCACGAACTGAAATCCAACATCGGGCGGCTGCGGTCGTTGCGCCAGATCGCGGATCAGCCGCATCATAACCGCAACACTACCTTTCATGTCCTGGCTACCACGTCCGTAAATACGGCCATCGCGAACCTCTGGAATGAATTGGTTCGGTTGCCCAACAACGACATCCAGATGACCGTTGATCATCAGACGCGGTGAGCGGGTAGGTTGCAGTGTCACAACCAGAGCCGGTTTCCCACCGGCACTGCTTTGTTCGAGATGAACCGTCGGAATGTCAGCCAGATAGTCTGCAATGTAATCAATCGCTGCCTGTAATTGATCGGGCCGGTCGGCAATCGTCTCGAACCGGATCAGGTCGCAGGTGAGACGGGTAAGTTCACGATCAAGATCATTCATAGTGTGTTCCTGTCTTTGTACCATGTCAAGTCTGGATTATAGTACGTTTTCCTGAAATGCACTACCTGTATATGCGAATATATACGAATCGTTAGGGCTTTCAGAGTTGTATAGTGTTTAGGATAACGCTGGCGGGTAACGCATGCGTTTCCGCAACGGGTTCAGCGCCGGTGCTGCGGCGCACGCCTGGCGGCCCTCACCTTCTCCCCAACCCCCTTACTCTCCCCGTAGGGAAGCGGAAAGGGGAGCGTGGGATGCGGGGGAACTTCGCTCACCCAACCCATCACGCGCAGCGTCTGGCGCCGTCCGCTCGGCAGCGGGAACGTGCCGTGGATGGAGGAACAGAACATTGGCCTTCCCAACGCAGTGGTTGCCCGGGCACGGTACGTTCCCAATAAGAAATTCGGGTTTTTGATCATGCTCTAAGATGTGTCATACGCGGTTCAAACATCATAATAGGGGCGGGTTGGGAACCTGCCCCTCCCATGTGATAAAGGTCTGAACCACCTCTTCTCCTTACCCTGCTACCAATCGACTGAACGGAGGCAAGATTCCAGGTGCAAGAGCAGCAGTCACTCCATAAAGGCGGGCCTTCCAACTAGGATATATATCGCGCTGACGGGCAGCGATCCCGTTCAGACTGGCTTGTACAACAGGCGCCGGTTGATCGAGCAACCAGCTCGGTACACGTCGTTTGGAGCTAACTCCGTACTGGGGTGCGTCGAGGATGTCGGTTTGAGTGAAGAAAGGATACACGGTACTGACACAATAGCCGTCGGCGGCAAGACCGTTGGCAAAACCGCGCAGCCCGAATTTTGCCGCACAGTAAATGCTGATATTCGGCAGTGCTGCTCGACCGAGGATTGACGAGATAAACAC comes from Chloroflexus sp. Y-396-1 and encodes:
- a CDS encoding M20 family metallopeptidase → MNDLDRELTRLTCDLIRFETIADRPDQLQAAIDYIADYLADIPTVHLEQSSAGGKPALVVTLQPTRSPRLMINGHLDVVVGQPNQFIPEVRDGRIYGRGSQDMKGSVAVMMRLIRDLAQRPQPPDVGFQFVTDEEIGGQQGTGRLRDEGWRCDFMLCLEPTDLGIMFEHKGGMWAQLRIPGRAAHGSRPWEGDNPIYRLTQGIQTIRERYPPPVGPNDWRTSVTPTEIRVGAGSRNQVPAEAQVTFDIRWTADTTPEAIQADLAAAFPNAEFVSVMASAGLRTDPEHHDVGRIADIIERHTGQPPRFYREHFATDARYYSHIGIPAICLGPIGAGLHSAEEWVEIASLTTLYHIITDYIDTL
- a CDS encoding YkvA family protein, encoding MLPKPGSPTVTYTHWRSALLTKLKHRACALKREAYALYIATRDPRVPWYVKVFVGLVVAHTFSPIDLIPDFIPVLGYLDDLVITPLGIALALRMIPSEVMSDARQKAEVLLQQGKPISRAGALMVVAIWLVIIIAVIWSVVRIVSGQAA
- a CDS encoding methyltransferase domain-containing protein: MLYILQTLPGLAPLTWREVEQKIRPTADQPAPRQIGVRGVPARNDLILIDHRGSIRSLMALRTIEDIFVIAARGFKIAPDERGLRQIHAATRNEETIKPALELWQRLNGKKRNGRFRVVTRMVGKHNFHRYEVGRAVADAIRDGWPGHWQLVDEEAELEVWATLLEQEIIIAIRLTDSSMRQREKVAHLPASLRPALAAAMVMLTHPEADDVFLDPMAGAGTLLLERAAAGPFTTLYGGDISPAAVTAMNANLRHIRGHIVIRRWNAIRLPLPDASVNKVAVNLPFGNQIGEGEDLGELYRDVLYHIARVLKPGGRLVTLVADQQLLDKARAQAAPVLRPVARHRVFVLGQRATICEHVRVAGQVIPSSKLTTDEEDDWE